From one Culex quinquefasciatus strain JHB chromosome 3, VPISU_Cqui_1.0_pri_paternal, whole genome shotgun sequence genomic stretch:
- the LOC119770135 gene encoding uncharacterized protein LOC119770135, translating to MVSIPSGAFIENCPGPSTSKNPLNLSVTAVPEAATKNGSLSLMTSDEEDDSQEGDGGLSIIRQGNMLPRLRGWTPMRRYPSRPTRPHSTRHWQKKFRICARLRF from the exons ATGGTGTCCATACCAAGTGGCGCGTTTATCGAAAACTGCCCGGGACCGTCGACCTCCAAGAACCCTCTGAATTTGAGTGTGACGGCCGTGCCGGAAGCTGCCACCAAGAACGGTAGCTTGTCTCTAATGACCAGTGACGAAGAAGACGACAGTCAGGAGGGGGACGGCGGTTTATCCATA ataagGCAAGGAAACATGTTGCCAAGGTTGCGGGGCTGGACGCCTATGAGAAGATATCCATCGAGGCCAACGCGGCCACACTCAACAAGGCACTGGCagaaaaaattcagaatttgcGCAAGGCTCAGGTTCTGA